A region of the Sphingobium yanoikuyae genome:
CCAAAAATATCGCGCAATGTGCAGAAATTTGCACATTGCTTACCGGCGCGATATGCAGGGCTATGGACGGCGCCCGCTTCCCGAATCGCATCCTGTGGATCGCCCTGTTCCTGGGCGTGGCTAGCGGTCTGCTCTGGCTGTCGGGCGAGGTTGCCGAGCGCAATGCCATTGCCCGCTTGAGTGCGGAGACGCGCGGCGCCGCGATCCTGCGGCAGGCCTATCTCAAGAGCGAGATCGAGCGGTTCAGGCTGTTGCCCATTGCCCTGTCCGACGATAGCGATCTGGTCGCGGGCCTGACCGGATCGCAGACCGCCCTGCGGGCGCTGGACCGCAAGCTGCAGGCGCTCGCCCGCACCACCGGCGCGGCGCAAATCTATGTGCTCGACGCATCCGGGCGCACCGTCGCATCGAGCAACTGGGGCAGCGAGCGCAGCTTTGTCGGCCAGGACTATTCCTTCCGCAATTATTTCAAGCTCGCCGCCGCCCATGGATCGGGCGCGCAATTCGCCCTCGGCACGATCAGTGAACGGCCCGGCATGTATCTGTCGCGGCGATCGCGCGGCGGCGGCTATGTCGTGGTGAAGCTGGAATTTGACGGGATCGAGCAGCAGTGGGCGCGGCTGGGCGAAATCACCTTCATCACCAGTCGCGAGGGCATCATCCTGATCACCAGCCGCCCCGACTGGCGCTTCACCACCATCCATCCGCTGTCGGCGCAGGCCAAGCAGCGCTTTCGCGCCGAATTGCAGTCCGGCCGCGGCTCACTGCTGCCGGTGCCGCTCAGGGGCATGGGCGATGCCGATGGCCGGCAGATCGTCAGCCCCGCCGACGAACCGCGTCGCCGCCTGCTGTGGCAATCGGTCGCGGCCGGCGAACCGGGCTGGCAGCTCAACATGCTGACGCCGCTGCATGGCGTGGAAAGCTTCGTGCGCACGGTGCGGCTGGCGACCCTGCTGCTGCTGCTGCTGCTCGCCGGCGGCATCTGGATATTGCGCGAGCGTGCCCATCGCCGCGCCGAACGGGCCGCCATGGCCGCCGCCCGCACCAGCGAACTGGAGGCGATGGTGACGGACCGTACCCGCGAACTTCGCCGCGAGATGGAGGAGCGCGCCGCCAGCGAGACGCGCGCCGACACGCTGCGCGAAGGGCTGCGCCAGGCCAATCGCCTGGCATCGCTGGGCCAGATCACCGCCGGCATCGCCCATGAAACCGCCCAGCCCGTCGCCGCGATCCGCAGCTATGCCGCCAATGGGCGGTTGTTGATCGAGCGCGGCGACAGCGAGGCTGCGGCCGAGAATATGGCGGCGATCGAGCGCCTGACCGACCGGATTGGCAAGGTCACGGCCGAACTGCGCGGATTTTCGCGCAAGGCGACCGGCACGATCACCACCATCCCGCTGGCCGGGCCGATCGAGGGCAGTGTGCTGATCCTCAAATCGCGGCTCGCGCGGGTCGACCTGCACCTGCCGGACCTGCCGGACGATCTGCGCGTCATGGCCGACACGATCCGGCTGGAACAGGTGCTGGTCAATCTGCTGCAAAATGCGCTGGAAGCACTGGAGGGCGTGGCCGCGCCCGCCATCCGCCTGTCGGTCGCGCTCGATGCGGAGACGGTGCTGTTGTCGGTGATCGACAATGGGCCGGGCATCGATCCGTCGGTGCAGGGCCAGCTTTTCACGCCCTTCGTCACCAGCCGCCCGTCGGGCCTGGGGCTCGGCCTTGTCATCGCCAGCGACATCATGGCTGACATGGGCGGATCGCTGTTCCTGCTGCCCAGTGAGGCCGGCGCCCATTTCCAACTGAGTTTGAAACGCGCATGACCGACATGCCCCCCCGTCCGATTGCCCTGGTCGACGATGATGACGACCTGCGCGCCGCCATGGCGCAGACACTGACGCTGGCGGGCCATGAGGTGTGCGCCTTCGCCCGCGCCGCCGACGCGCTGGCGGCGATCAAGGCGGATTTTCCCGGCGTCGTGGTCAGCGACGTGCGGATGCCGCACATGTCGGGCATCGACCTGTTCCGGGCGCTCCATGCCCGCGACGCGGAACTGCCGGTGATCCTGGTCACCGGCCATGGCGATGTGCCAATGGCGGTGGATGCACTGAAGGCCGGCGCATGGGATTTCCTCACCAAGCCCTTTGATCCCGACGCTTTGCTGGCATCGGTCGCGCGGGCGAGCGAGAAGAGGCTGCTGGTGATCGAGAATCGCCGCCTGCGCGCGATGGTCGATACCGCCGTCGCCTCCCCGCTGATCGGCCATTCCCCGGCGATCGAGCGGCTGCGCGACATGGTGGCGACCCTGGCCGACACCAATATCGACATATTGGTCGAGGGCGAGACCGGCACCGGCAAGGAACTGGTCGCGCGCATGATCCATCAGCGCAGCCGCCGCGCCAGCGCTCAGTTCGTCAGCATCGCCTGCGCCGCGGTGCCGGATTCGATCGCCGAGACCAGCCTGCATGGCGAAAGCCTGGCCGGGCGCGCGCCGCTCGAAGGCCGGCTGGCCCGCGCGCATCAGGGCACCTTGTTCCTGGACGATGTCGACCAGTCGGGCCCGGCGCTGCAGGCGCATCTGATCCAGTTTCTGGAGGATCGACTGGTCCGCCCGGTCGGCGCGCGCGAACCCCAGCCGGTGGACCTGCGCGTGATCGGCTGCATGACGCCGCAGGGCCAGGCGGGGACGATCCAGCCGGCCCTGCTCTATCGGCTGGCGGCGGTGCGGCTGCACATCCCGCCGCTGCGCGAACGGCGCGAGGATATTCCGCTGATCTTCGCCCATCTGCTCGACGCCGCCGCCCGCCGCTTTCGCCGCGCGGTGCCGCCGGTCAGCCGGGCGGTACTGGCCCATCTTCTGGACCATGACTGGCCCGGCAATGTCCATGAACTGGGGCGGCTGGCCGAACGGCTGGCGCTGGGCCTGGAGCAGGAACCCGTTGCCGATGGCGCGACGCTGCCGCTCGACGCGCGCATGGACGCGTTCGAGCGCATGGCGATCATCGAGGCGATCCACGCGACCGGCGGCGACATGGGCCAGGCGATCGAGCGCCTCGGCCTGCCGCGCAAGACCTTCTACTATCGGGTCCGGCGGCTGGGCATCGACCTGCGGAAATTGCGCGGGCTGGATGGATAGGGCGCCAGCCACATGACAGAAATGTAATGTTTGATATGTTGTAACATCATGGACATGTTTTTAGAGAGGCGAGGCAGCCTCCAGCGCGACCGAGCAGGGCGTGGAGGTCAGAATAATGTCGCTCCATCCACCTCGGGGGATCCAAGTCCATGCAATTCCAGTTTCTCGCCGGCTGCGCGCTTGCCGTTCTCGGCATTTCGACGGCCGCCCATGCGCAAACCGCATCGGATGACGCCGCCGACGGCTATCATCAGGCGGCCCGTTCCGACATCATCGTCACCGGCATATTGCCGACCCGCCGCCAGGACATGCTGTCCAGCGTCGCCGTGGTCGAAGGCAAGGATCTGACCCAGGCGATCCGCCCATCGATCGGCGAGACGCTGGAACATCAGCCGGGCGTATCCGCCACCTCCTTCGGCCCCAGTGCCTCGCGCCCGGTGCTGCGCGGCCTGCAGGGCGAACGCGTCAAGATGCTGACCAACAGCCTGTCGACCGTCGACGTGTCCAACACCTCGGTCGATCATGCCGTCGTCGTCAATCCGCTGCTTGCCGAACGGATCGAGGTGCTGCGCGGGCCGCAGTCGCTGCTCTATGGATCTTCAGCGATCGGTGGCGTGGTCAACGTCATCGACAAGCGTATCCCCACGGCTATCCCGGATGAGCCGGTCCATGTCGATGCGATCGGCACCTATGGTTCGGCCGCGGACGAGCGTTCGGGCGCGGCCTCGGTCGATGTCCCGCTGTCGGGCGGCTGGGTTGCCCATGCCGATGGCAGCTATCTCAAGAGTGACGATGTCCGCATCGGCGGCCATGCGCTGACGCCAGCACTGCGTGCCAAAGCGCTGGCATCGAGCCTGCTCCCCGCCGAACCGGCGGAAGAAGGCGAGGAAGCGATCGACTTTGCCGGCAATGCCGCGGTCAAGGGCAAGCTGCCCAATTCGGCGGCCAAGACCTGGACCGCCGGCGGCGGCATCGCCTATATCGGCGACACCGGCAATATCGGCATTTCCTACGACCATTATGACAGCCTTTATGGCGTGCCGATCCGCTTCGCGACCCAGCCGGGCGACGAGCAGGAAGCCCCGCGCCTCAGCATGAAGCAGGACAGCGTCAACCTACGCGCCGAAGTGAATGGCGACGGCAATGTGCTGGACAAGGTTTCGCTGCGTCTGGGCTATGCGGACTATACCCATGCCGAGCTGGAGGAAGATGGTTCGGTCGGCACCGCCTTCTTCAGCAAGGGCATGGAAGCCAGGCTGGAACTGACCCAGACCAAGCATGGCGCCTGGCGCGGCGCGACCGGCGTGCAACTGTTCAACCGCGACTTCAACGTGATCGGCGAGGAAGCCTTCCTGCCGAAAAACTCGACCACGCAGGTCGGCGTCTTCACCTTGCAGCAGCTCGATTATGGCGCGCTCAAGTTCGAGCTCGGCGGTCGCTACGAACATACCAGCCTGACTGCCAATCCGCTTGAGGATCAGGAGCAGTTCTTCGCCGGCAAGCGCAGCTTCGACGCCTTCTCCGGCTCGGTCGGTGCCTCCTATGGCCTGACCGACAGCTGGCGCATCGGCCTCAACCTGTCGCACACCGAACGCGCGCCGGCGGCTGAAGAATTGTTCGCCAACGGTCCCCATGCCGGCACCCAGGCCTATGAGGTCGGCAATCCCGACTTCAATCTGGAAAAGGCCAACAGCGTCGAGGCCATCCTGCGCGGCAGCGGCGACAATTACAGCT
Encoded here:
- a CDS encoding sensor histidine kinase; translated protein: MDGARFPNRILWIALFLGVASGLLWLSGEVAERNAIARLSAETRGAAILRQAYLKSEIERFRLLPIALSDDSDLVAGLTGSQTALRALDRKLQALARTTGAAQIYVLDASGRTVASSNWGSERSFVGQDYSFRNYFKLAAAHGSGAQFALGTISERPGMYLSRRSRGGGYVVVKLEFDGIEQQWARLGEITFITSREGIILITSRPDWRFTTIHPLSAQAKQRFRAELQSGRGSLLPVPLRGMGDADGRQIVSPADEPRRRLLWQSVAAGEPGWQLNMLTPLHGVESFVRTVRLATLLLLLLLAGGIWILRERAHRRAERAAMAAARTSELEAMVTDRTRELRREMEERAASETRADTLREGLRQANRLASLGQITAGIAHETAQPVAAIRSYAANGRLLIERGDSEAAAENMAAIERLTDRIGKVTAELRGFSRKATGTITTIPLAGPIEGSVLILKSRLARVDLHLPDLPDDLRVMADTIRLEQVLVNLLQNALEALEGVAAPAIRLSVALDAETVLLSVIDNGPGIDPSVQGQLFTPFVTSRPSGLGLGLVIASDIMADMGGSLFLLPSEAGAHFQLSLKRA
- a CDS encoding sigma-54-dependent transcriptional regulator, translated to MTDMPPRPIALVDDDDDLRAAMAQTLTLAGHEVCAFARAADALAAIKADFPGVVVSDVRMPHMSGIDLFRALHARDAELPVILVTGHGDVPMAVDALKAGAWDFLTKPFDPDALLASVARASEKRLLVIENRRLRAMVDTAVASPLIGHSPAIERLRDMVATLADTNIDILVEGETGTGKELVARMIHQRSRRASAQFVSIACAAVPDSIAETSLHGESLAGRAPLEGRLARAHQGTLFLDDVDQSGPALQAHLIQFLEDRLVRPVGAREPQPVDLRVIGCMTPQGQAGTIQPALLYRLAAVRLHIPPLRERREDIPLIFAHLLDAAARRFRRAVPPVSRAVLAHLLDHDWPGNVHELGRLAERLALGLEQEPVADGATLPLDARMDAFERMAIIEAIHATGGDMGQAIERLGLPRKTFYYRVRRLGIDLRKLRGLDG
- a CDS encoding TonB-dependent receptor, yielding MQFQFLAGCALAVLGISTAAHAQTASDDAADGYHQAARSDIIVTGILPTRRQDMLSSVAVVEGKDLTQAIRPSIGETLEHQPGVSATSFGPSASRPVLRGLQGERVKMLTNSLSTVDVSNTSVDHAVVVNPLLAERIEVLRGPQSLLYGSSAIGGVVNVIDKRIPTAIPDEPVHVDAIGTYGSAADERSGAASVDVPLSGGWVAHADGSYLKSDDVRIGGHALTPALRAKALASSLLPAEPAEEGEEAIDFAGNAAVKGKLPNSAAKTWTAGGGIAYIGDTGNIGISYDHYDSLYGVPIRFATQPGDEQEAPRLSMKQDSVNLRAEVNGDGNVLDKVSLRLGYADYTHAELEEDGSVGTAFFSKGMEARLELTQTKHGAWRGATGVQLFNRDFNVIGEEAFLPKNSTTQVGVFTLQQLDYGALKFELGGRYEHTSLTANPLEDQEQFFAGKRSFDAFSGSVGASYGLTDSWRIGLNLSHTERAPAAEELFANGPHAGTQAYEVGNPDFNLEKANSVEAILRGSGDNYSFEASAYHTWFSNFIYEDLTGEEEDGLPVYAFNQADARYYGFEVQGSLTLAKLGDGKIVADGLADYVHANVKSVGPAPRIPPLRLLGGLAYQATKFDLRGEVERVSKQDRVAEFETTTPGYTMVNAELNVRPWGKERPLSFALSANNIFDVVARRASSFLKDYAPLTGRDIRVTARVSF